A stretch of the Panicum virgatum strain AP13 chromosome 9N, P.virgatum_v5, whole genome shotgun sequence genome encodes the following:
- the LOC120687917 gene encoding beta-amylase 2, chloroplastic produces the protein MALNLAHQTGAAAAVTAAPAAPRSAVVAAASTVAPSATAPALQAQTVTVDPAPAQAADSVKPDLAMVCQALVDGKPEAEHADVAAEVRSKEGVPVFVMMPLDTVRKDGNSLNRRRAVEASLAALKSAGVEGVMVDVWWGIAEAEGPGQYNFNGYMELMEMARKNGLKVQAVMSFHQCGGNVGDSVTIPLPKWVLEEMDKDQDLAYTDRSGRRNYEYVSLGCDALPVLKGRTPIQCYADFMRAFRDHFATYMGNTIVEIQVGMGPAGELRYPSYPESNGTWCFPGIGEFQCYDRYMLSSLKAAAEAVGKPEWGNAGPSDSGSYKDWPEDTPFFRREGGWNTEYGQFFMSWYSQMLLEHGERILSAATGVFTASPGVKISVKVAGIHWHYGTRSHAAELTAGYYNTRQHDGYQPIARMLGRHGAVLNFTCVEMRDHEQPQDAQCRPEGLVQQVAAAAQEAGIGLAGENALPRYDETAHDQVVATAAEKAEEERMVAFTYLRMGPDLFQPDNWRRFAAFVKRMSGAGKRDMCREQVEREASGVAHATQPLVHEAAVALTN, from the exons ATGGCGCTCAACCTCGCGCACCagaccggcgcggcggcggccgtgacggcggccccggcggcgccgcgctcggCGGTGGTCGCGGCGGCCTCCACCGTCGCGCCGTCCGCGACGGCGCCCGCGCTCCAGGCGCAGACGGTGACGGTGGACCCGGccccggcgcaggcggcggactCGGTGAAGCCGGACCTGGCCATGGTGTGCCAGGCGCTGGTGGACGGCAAGCCGGAGGCGGAGCACGCGGACGTGGCCGCCGAGGTCAGGAGCAAGGAGGGCGTGCCGGTGTTCGTGATGATGCCGCTCGACACGGTGCGCAAGGACGGCAACAGCCTGAACCGGCGGAGGGCGGTGGAGGCCAGCCTGGCGGCGCTCAAGAGCGCCGGCGTCGAGGGCGTCATGGTGGACGTGTGGTGGGGTATCGCCGAGGCCGAGGGCCCCGGGCAGTACAACTTCAACGGCTACATGGAGCTCATGGAGATGGCCAGGAAGAACGGGCTCAAGGTGCAGGCCGTCATGTCCTTCCACCAGTGCGGCGGCAACGTCGGCGACTCAGTCAC CATACCACTTCCGAAATGGGTTTTGGAGGAGATGGACAAGGACCAGGACCTGGCCTACACCGACCGGAGCGGCCGCCGGAACTATGAGTACGTCTCGCTGGGCTGCGACGCGCTGCCCGTGCTCAAGGGCCGCACTCCCATCCAGTGCTACGCCGACTTCATGCGCGCCTTCCGCGACCACTTCGCCACCTACATGGGCAACACCATCGTCGAGATCCAGGTCGGCATGGgccccgccggcgagctccgctaCCCGTCCTACCCGGAGAGCAACGGCACCTGGTGCTTCCCGGGCATCGGCGAGTTCCAGTGCTACGACAGGTACATGCTGAGCAGCTTGAAGGCGGCGGCTGAGGCCGTGGGCAAGCCGGAGTGGGGCAACGCCGGGCCGAGCGACTCCGGCAGCTACAAGGACTGGCCGGAGGACACCCCCTTCTTCCGGCGCGAGGGCGGGTGGAACACCGAGTACGGGCAGTTCTTCATGAGCTGGTACTCGCAGATGCTTCTGGAGCACGGCGAGCGCATCCTGTCGGCGGCCACCGGCGTGTTCACGGCCTCGCCGGGCGTGAAGATCTCCGTGAAGGTCGCCGGGATCCACTGGCACTACGGCACCCGCTCCCACGCGGCGGAGCTGACGGCGGGCTACTACAACACCCGGCAGCACGACGGGTACCAGCCGATCGCGCGCATGCTGGGGCGGCACGGCGCCGTGCTCAACTTCACGTGCGTGGAGATGCGGGACCACGAGCAGCCGCAGGACGCGCAGTGCCGGCCCGAGGGCCTGGTGCAgcaggtggccgcggcggcgcaggaggccGGCATCGGGCTCGCCGGCGAGAACGCGCTGCCCCGGTACGACGAGACGGCGCACGACCAggtggtggcgacggcggcggagaaggccgaggAGGAGCGGATGGTGGCCTTCACGTACCTCCGCATGGGCCCCGACCTGTTCCAGCCCGACAACTGGCGCCGCTTCGCCGCCTTCGTCAAGCGCATGTCCGGCGCCGGCAAGCGGGACATGTGCCGGGAGCAGGTGGAGCGGGAGGCCTCCGGCGTCGCGCACGCCACCCAGCCGCTCGTGCACGAGGCCGCCGTCGCGCTCACCAACTGA